Proteins encoded in a region of the Isosphaeraceae bacterium EP7 genome:
- a CDS encoding DUF1501 domain-containing protein: MNNAHPFDSPEFRQGVNRRTFLGRSAYGLGGMALAGLLDPSSAARADAAAAVEAAGRWRGVIRTPQSPVRAKRIIHLCMAGGPSQLETLDYKPELARLDGKPFPESFTKGQQLAQLQGAELIARGPACGFKKFGQSGQEISDLFPNIGALADDLCIIRSMQTEQINHDPAHAFMNSGSIIKGRPSMGSWLLYGLGSETDDLPGYVVLTSAGKTGQQPVSARQWSAGCLPSKFQGIQFQSKGDAVHYIGNPEGVCQSTQRQVIEEVNRLNGLLAEDRPDPEIQTRISQYELAFRMQTSVPNLTDFKSESPEVLDLYGIKQPGDGSFASNCLMARRLAERGVRFIQLYHRAWDHHGEIKKSMEMTAEEVDRPCAALVSDLKRRGLLDDTLVIWGGEFGRTPMGQGSGRDHHILSFALWMAGGGIKGGVTHGATDELGYRAVEDVVHVRDLHATLLHLCGVDHHRLTYKFQGLDLKLTGVEPAHVIKQVLA; this comes from the coding sequence ATGAACAACGCCCACCCCTTCGACTCGCCCGAGTTCCGCCAGGGCGTCAACCGCCGGACGTTCCTCGGCCGCTCGGCCTACGGACTCGGCGGGATGGCGCTCGCCGGCCTGCTCGATCCCTCGTCCGCCGCCCGGGCCGATGCGGCCGCGGCCGTCGAAGCGGCCGGCCGCTGGCGTGGGGTGATCCGGACGCCGCAGTCGCCGGTGCGGGCCAAGCGGATCATCCACCTCTGCATGGCCGGCGGCCCATCTCAGCTCGAGACGCTCGACTACAAGCCCGAGCTGGCGCGGCTCGACGGCAAGCCGTTCCCCGAGTCATTCACCAAGGGGCAGCAGCTCGCGCAGCTCCAGGGGGCCGAGCTGATCGCCCGGGGCCCGGCCTGCGGCTTCAAGAAGTTCGGCCAGTCGGGCCAGGAAATCTCCGATCTCTTCCCCAACATCGGCGCCCTGGCCGATGACCTCTGCATCATCCGCTCGATGCAGACCGAGCAGATCAACCACGACCCGGCCCACGCCTTCATGAACTCCGGGTCGATCATCAAAGGCCGCCCGAGCATGGGTTCGTGGCTGCTGTATGGCCTGGGGTCTGAGACCGACGACTTGCCCGGTTACGTGGTCCTCACCTCCGCGGGCAAGACCGGCCAGCAGCCCGTCTCGGCCCGCCAGTGGTCCGCTGGGTGCCTGCCCAGCAAGTTCCAGGGGATCCAGTTCCAGTCCAAGGGAGACGCCGTCCATTACATCGGCAACCCCGAGGGGGTCTGCCAGAGCACCCAGAGGCAGGTGATCGAGGAGGTCAACCGACTCAACGGCCTGCTCGCCGAGGACCGGCCCGACCCGGAGATCCAGACGAGGATCAGCCAGTATGAACTCGCGTTCCGGATGCAGACCTCGGTGCCCAACCTGACCGACTTCAAGAGCGAGTCGCCCGAGGTGCTCGACCTCTACGGCATCAAGCAGCCAGGCGACGGCAGCTTCGCCTCCAACTGCCTGATGGCCCGCCGCCTGGCCGAGCGCGGGGTCCGTTTCATCCAGCTCTATCACCGCGCCTGGGACCACCACGGCGAGATCAAGAAGAGCATGGAGATGACCGCCGAGGAGGTCGACCGCCCGTGCGCCGCCCTGGTCAGCGACCTGAAACGGCGCGGGCTGCTCGACGACACCCTGGTGATCTGGGGCGGAGAATTCGGCCGGACGCCGATGGGCCAGGGTTCCGGCCGAGATCACCACATCCTCAGCTTCGCCCTCTGGATGGCCGGCGGCGGCATCAAAGGGGGGGTCACCCACGGCGCCACCGACGAGCTTGGCTATCGAGCCGTCGAGGACGTCGTCCACGTCCGCGACCTGCACGCCACCCTGCTCCACCTCTGCGGGGTCGATCACCACCGCCTGACGTACAAGTTCCAGGGGCTCGACCTCAAGCTCACCGGGGTCGAGCCCGCCCACGTCATCAAGCAGGTCCTCGCCTAG
- a CDS encoding methyltransferase domain-containing protein has translation MGTSEKAGGMADESGIEWEFGIPIPGRILPEAEWARTGIKRMPPPGALDWPEIFGRSAPVVLELGCGNGRYTLMSALRRPDHDHFASDLLPVVIRYATRRANQRGLANVRFAVRDAQSIVRSYVAPGSAAEIHLYHPQPYHDPRMAHLRLITPAFVADVHKALTPTGLFVVQTDNPDYWQYIRDLLPHFFDFQPLSEPWPDAPEGRSRREILARSRGLTIYRAEARRLDDLSVAEARAQAERLPLPRFRSRGPWCDLDAWEERQRPD, from the coding sequence GTGGGAACGAGCGAGAAGGCGGGCGGAATGGCCGATGAGTCGGGAATCGAGTGGGAATTTGGCATTCCGATCCCGGGCAGGATCCTCCCCGAGGCGGAGTGGGCCCGCACCGGGATCAAGCGGATGCCCCCGCCAGGGGCGCTCGACTGGCCCGAGATCTTCGGCCGATCCGCGCCGGTTGTGCTGGAGCTGGGCTGCGGCAACGGCCGCTATACCCTGATGAGCGCCTTGCGGCGTCCAGACCACGATCACTTCGCCAGCGACCTGCTGCCGGTGGTGATCCGTTATGCCACCCGCAGGGCCAACCAGCGCGGACTGGCCAACGTCCGGTTCGCCGTCCGGGACGCCCAGTCGATCGTCCGGTCGTATGTCGCTCCGGGGTCGGCGGCCGAGATCCACCTGTATCACCCGCAGCCCTACCACGACCCGCGGATGGCCCACCTCAGGCTGATCACCCCCGCTTTCGTCGCCGACGTCCACAAGGCCCTGACGCCGACCGGGCTGTTCGTCGTGCAGACCGACAACCCCGATTACTGGCAGTACATCCGCGACCTTCTGCCCCACTTCTTTGACTTCCAGCCCCTCTCAGAGCCCTGGCCCGATGCCCCCGAGGGGCGTTCCAGGCGAGAGATCCTGGCCCGCAGCCGGGGCCTGACGATCTACCGTGCGGAGGCACGCAGGCTCGACGATCTCTCGGTCGCAGAGGCCAGGGCGCAGGCCGAGCGGCTCCCCCTGCCCCGCTTCCGGAGCCGAGGGCCCTGGTGCGATCTCGACGCCTGGGAAGAACGTCAGCGTCCGGATTGA